TTAGAAACACAATTAAATAATGTTGACTGTCAGAGACTATTGGACAGACATTTGGAAGTTCttactttaaaatacaatgaattgaaaatacaaaatgtttaaataaagcacTACTAATGAATTCTATGCAACACTATTGTATGAGGTTTCCATCAGGTAATCAAAAGCTGCATCCACACTACTGCACGCTAAAACACTTGGGCTAAATTCTAGAAATACATAATGTAATcccaagtggtcaagtgcaaagaccacAGGTGTGGGGATAGGGACAGGCCCATGGAGTCGGACACCATCCTTAACATAGTGCATTATATACAGGTTTTTAGGAGGGTGCATCTGATATGCATGCCTCTCTAAATAGTTTAAAAACAGCATATGAAAAGGCTTGTGTGTCCCAATTCATAGTATTCATGAAACAACGGGCAAAAACTACCTGAATGACCTACTACCTCAGTAGAAGATTCTGAAGAGTGCATCCAGAGGACAATTTACTATTCCATGAGGATTTGTGCGCTGAAACGAAGCAACTAAAGCTGCTAGGTCCCATGAACAAGACAACATGGCACGTCCAAATGACATGCATACACACATTCATATTATACagaacatatgttattattactatcaacCTTTTACACTATTTGCATAGTAAAACCACAGCTGAGATTAATTCTGACACACTATAACACCGTGTAGTGAACAATGGCTCAGTCATGAGAGGCCCAGTGCTAGTCTTTGTCACATCCTATTTTGAGTACGTAGACACTGTCTGACAGACAATGACACTTCACTTGACAGGTCTGTCTCAGGATGCATCTGTAACACCTCAGTTCTCTTTTTGTGGTGTCCCTACCTTCCCACTTGGTCTTAGTGAGAAGTTCACAGTTACAAAAGTTACCACTTCATTTTACGTTGAATCGTACAATATAGCTAAATAAGAAcggctttatattttttttaggaaagcTTAATTTAGTAGTTCATTTGAGATGTCACACCGAAATCTGAATTTCATCGGATTAAATAACAAACTGATGCTTTTCTCAGACCAAAACACCTTTCTGAgccatgtttttaataataaaaacacttaatgTCACAGTGATTTTTAATGGGTGTAAATTTAAAGTGTCAATTTCTCACATGTAAACATAGGTTACTTATTATGAACATCAAAACTAACCCATAATTACATTTTGGATGGTCAgttataaataatgacaaaaaaaatttataatttagatTGGCTGAAGAGTATGCAAACGTGTTTCCATAAAAAACTAGTGTTTCTGAATGTACACGGATTGGGATTAATACAGTCTGATGCCGAGTGCCATAAGGGGTGCGTCTGGCGCACATTAGAACATTCCAAAGTCTTCTAAGGCCTGGACGAGAACTGTGTCTTTCACGTTATTGAAGACTTTCTGGATGTTTTTGGTGTCTGTGGCACAGGTGAAGTGAGAGTAGATTTTTTTGGATTTCTTTGTCTCAAAGGAGActgttttttgtatatataaattctCGATGAACGTCATGGCATCTTGAATGTCCCGACGTTTTCCTGAAGGTGGCGCCAAACCACAgaggaaaggaaaagaaaaacaaatcagacATGCCAAGCAAGAgatcacacaaataaatttgCCTTACACTTAACTTAATGTGCACCAATCTACCATTAAATTCAGGAAAGTATGTTTTTAGGTCAGAGAACTGAATCTTCTCGGCCAGGATGTCCTTTTTGTTTAGGAAGAGAATGATGGAGGAATTGGTAAACCATGTTGAGTGGATGGTTGTGTAGAACAGCGACAAACTCTCTTCCATACGGTTCTGGAGCCAAATAGAGCAAAAGTACACAGATGAACAGATTTATCATTATAACACTGGAAGGACTGAAGATATTTGAGGAGAGAGGCAGAAACATACATCCTTGTTGTTCTCCTCCAGAAGTTGGTCGTACTCGCTGAGGGATGCTAGAAATATGAGTGACATCACATTTTCAAAGCAATGAATCCACTTCCTCCTTTGTCCTCGCTGACCTCCGACATCTACAATCCTGAAAAGACCAGAAATCCAGTTCAGTCATCTCATCCACTTTTCTATTCGATCTGCTGTGGTGGATTTTCATCCCAGATTTGTCCCTTAAACTGTGTCCTTCTCCCTTTTGGTCACATTTATTCTAAATCCGATAGTGGCTCACCTTGGTTTCCTTGAACGTTATGTTGTATCTGCATAATTAACTCATTTGCCAGTGGTTCTTTGAAAGTTAACGTAAACAACAAACCACATGCAATGCACAGCATGTCAATAAAGTCAAGACTTTTTATTTCAGGATATGATGCTTTCATTAGTTAAaaggttaattcacccaaaaatgcaccAACTAACCCTTATATTTTCCAAGCCTTTATTACTTtctaagaaagaagaaaagatttTCTGACGAAtgtcaaaaatttaatttttaaataaaagtcaatggggtc
This DNA window, taken from Carassius auratus strain Wakin chromosome 22, ASM336829v1, whole genome shotgun sequence, encodes the following:
- the gna15.2 gene encoding guanine nucleotide-binding protein G(q) subunit alpha isoform X3 gives rise to the protein MKQMKIIHGSGYSEDDRRNYTKLVFQNIFQSMCAMTDAMKTLRIPYSNPQNEMYAQWFQDLDIHQITQLQRSYVEAIHHLWADKGLKMCYSRRREYQLLDSTKYFIDNLDRIAAQGYIPSPQDVLQVRFPTTGITDHCFTLEKITLRIVDVGGQRGQRRKWIHCFENVMSLIFLASLSEYDQLLEENNKDNRMEESLSLFYTTIHSTWFTNSSIILFLNKKDILAEKIQFSDLKTYFPEFNGKRRDIQDAMTFIENLYIQKTVSFETKKSKKIYSHFTCATDTKNIQKVFNNVKDTVLVQALEDFGMF